DNA sequence from the Sinomonas terrae genome:
GGGCGGCTGGCATACTCGCGATCTGGGCCCAGTTCGCTGGGGGCTAAAGAAAGCAGGGGCTGGCGAAGGCTGGGGCTGGAGAAGGCTGGGGGCTGGAGCGCCGCCCACCTTCTCCATTTCGGGTACGCCAACTCCCTCCTCCTCGTACTCGAGACGGCCAGGGGGAGGGTATCCGTACCCGAGACGGCCCGGGGGAGGAATATCTGTACCCGAGACGGCCAGGGGGAGGGATATCTGTAGCCGAAACGGCAAGGAGGGCGGCTAGCGTCGGAAGCGCGTGTAGCTGCGCCAGAGTCCGTAGACCGCACCGCCGAGGGTCGCGAGCTTGAGGCCGAGGGTCGCGGCGCGTCGGCCCGCCCGGAAGTCGTAGATGGGCCAGTTGTGCGTGTTCGCGTGGTGGCGGAGGCGGGCGTCGGGATTGATGGCCACAGGATGGCCCACGAGGCTGAGCAGCGGAATGTCGTTGTGCGAGTCCGAGTAGGCCCAGCAGCGCTTGAGGTCCAGGCTCTCCCGCTCCGCGAGCTCGGCCACCGCTTCCGCCTTGGCTTTGCCATGCAGGATGTGGCCCACGATCCGCCCGGTGTACTCGCCGTTCTCGATCTCCGCGACAGTGCCGAGCGCGCCTGTGAGCCCGAGCCGCTCCGAGATGACGGACGCGATCTCGATGGGCGTCGCCGTCACAAGCCACACCCGCCGCCCAACGCGCAGGTGCTGCTCAGCGAGCGCCTTCGTGCCGGGCCAGATCCGGGATTCGATCATCTCGTCATAGACCTCGTACCCGACGGTTGCGACGTCCTCGGCCCGGATGCCGGCCGCGAGCGCGAGGGCTGAGCTTTGAATCGAGTGCACGTCTTCGAGGGTTTCGCCCCGGAGGAGGAACGTGAACTGCTTCCACGCGAACCCCGCCGCGTCGCGGAGGGTGAAGACCTTGCGCTCGTACATCTTCCGGCCCACATGGAAGAGGCTCGCGCCGCGCATGAGGGTGTTGTCGACGTCGAAGAACGCCGCCTCGGTAGGCCGCGCCTGCGGAGCCGGGCGCGCCGAGGCATACGCGTACTTCTGGGCGGGCATGGTCCGAGTGTAGTCAACACCGGAGGGGCACCGCGCTACCGTGGAGGCATGCACACCCCCGAGATCGTTCTGGTCACCCGTCGCGAGTGCCATCTGTGCGAGGCAGCGCGCGACGTCGTGGGCAGGGTTGCCGCGGACATCGGCGCCTCTTGGAGCGAGCGGCTCATTGACGACGACGGAGATCTTGCCGCGCGCTTCGCCGAGGAGGTTCCGGTGGTGCTCGTGGATGGCGTGCAGCGGGACTTCTGGAAGATCGATGAGGCACGACTTCGCCGCACGCTCGCTGCCGCTTCCCGGACGGAGCAGGGCTGACGCTTTGGCAACTGTCGTTTTGGCTGGCGAGCAGCACGGTCCTAGAGTGAGTCGGGCCTAGGAACGGTCGCGGAAGGAATGATGCAGTGACGTCTCACGCGCAGTCGCCTGAGGGCGTCACGGGTGAGGCGCCCGCGAAACGGTTGCCGAGTGCCGTCGTCGCCCGGCTCACCGTCTATCTCCGCGCGCTCAACGGCTTCGTCGCGGAAGGGATTGAGCGGGTCTCCTCCGATGCTCTCGCCGAGGCATCTGGGGTGAGTTCGGCTACTCTCCGGAAGGACCTCTCCCAGCTCGGCTCCTACGGCACCCGGGGCGTGGGCTACGAAGTGGACAACCTCCTGCAGCACCTCTCGGCCGCGCTGGGACTCACCCGCGATTGGCGAGTCGCGATCGTCGGCGCGGGAAACCTCGGCCGTGCCCTAGCCCGGTATGGCGGCTTCGAGGTGCGAGGCTTCGAGGTCGTCGCGCTGCTGGACACGGACCCGGAGATCATCGGCAACGAGGTGGGCTGGCTCCGCGTCACGGACGCGGCGAACCTCGAGGCCATCTTCCGCCGCACACGGGCGAATATGGCCGTCTTGGCCCTGCCGGGATCAGCCGCGCAGCAGGCCTGCGACCGGGTGATTTCTGCTGGCGTCCGGAGCATCCTCAGCTTCGCGCCGACGATCCTGCAGGTGCCCCGCGGCGTGACCCTCCGCAAGGTGGACATGGCGACCGAGCTGCAGATCCTCGCCTACCACGCGCAGCGCGGCGAGGCGGGCGGCCAGACCGGCGAGAACGAGCACGGCGAGCCAGCGGCGGGCACCGCCCCCTAGCGAGAGGGCGGGCGGCGCGGCTAGCGGATGTAGCCCCTCCGTGCCGCGGCGGCGGTTGCGAAGTAGAAGTTCGACGGCGGGAGCCACTCGAGCACGGTCGCCACCACGTAGGCGGTGGTCGTCGTAGCGCTCAAGAGGTAGAGCGGCGCCTGTGAGAAGAACTGGTTCACCATGATCGGCGCGAGGGCGAACAGGTAGATGATGCCCAAGAGCGCGCTCAGCGCGGAAAGGGCGGCGAAGACCGTCTGCAGGATCCGGACCCAGTTGCGCCCCGAGCGGATTCCGAAGGCTATGAGGATCCCGATTGCGGCGAAGACCAGCGTGGTCACCCACAGTGTCGGCTCGATCATGCCCTGGATCTGCTCAGCCAGGCCCGGCGGGAGGGACTGGCGGGAGCGGATGGCGACTTCGGCGAGCGTCGTGTTCACACTGTTCTGCGCGATCTGCGCTTGCG
Encoded proteins:
- a CDS encoding HAD family hydrolase — translated: MPAQKYAYASARPAPQARPTEAAFFDVDNTLMRGASLFHVGRKMYERKVFTLRDAAGFAWKQFTFLLRGETLEDVHSIQSSALALAAGIRAEDVATVGYEVYDEMIESRIWPGTKALAEQHLRVGRRVWLVTATPIEIASVISERLGLTGALGTVAEIENGEYTGRIVGHILHGKAKAEAVAELAERESLDLKRCWAYSDSHNDIPLLSLVGHPVAINPDARLRHHANTHNWPIYDFRAGRRAATLGLKLATLGGAVYGLWRSYTRFRR
- a CDS encoding glutaredoxin family protein; translation: MHTPEIVLVTRRECHLCEAARDVVGRVAADIGASWSERLIDDDGDLAARFAEEVPVVLVDGVQRDFWKIDEARLRRTLAAASRTEQG
- a CDS encoding redox-sensing transcriptional repressor Rex, translated to MTSHAQSPEGVTGEAPAKRLPSAVVARLTVYLRALNGFVAEGIERVSSDALAEASGVSSATLRKDLSQLGSYGTRGVGYEVDNLLQHLSAALGLTRDWRVAIVGAGNLGRALARYGGFEVRGFEVVALLDTDPEIIGNEVGWLRVTDAANLEAIFRRTRANMAVLALPGSAAQQACDRVISAGVRSILSFAPTILQVPRGVTLRKVDMATELQILAYHAQRGEAGGQTGENEHGEPAAGTAP